TCTTCTGCAGCCATTCCGCCTCACCAAGCGGTGCCAGGAGATCCCCCTGAAGGCAGTCGATGCGGGCGTCACACCCGTGTTGAACCATATTGCGTCGCGCAACCAGCAAGGCTTCAGCCGAGAGATCGATCGCGAGCACCCGCGCCTCTGGCAAGGCCAGCGCCACGGACACCGCCAGGCAGCCGGAACCGGTCCCCACGTCGACAACCGTGGCGGCCGGATGGTTCGCACAACGACGAACCGTTTCCGCAACCAACAGCGCACTCTCCGGACGTGGGATCAGGACCGCAGGGGTCACTTGAAAAGCTCTTCCGCAGAACTCCTGCGTACCAAGCACATATTGCAACGGCTCACGACGGGCACGACGCTCGACCAACGTCCGCACGCCTTCGCATTCCGCAGCAGTCAATTGATGATCCGCATGTACGCGCTGCATGAGCGGCGACACCCCTACCGCATGCTCCAACAACCAGGCCGCCTCCAACGCGGGCTGATCGATTCCGGCGGCAGCCAGCCGGCGCTCAGCCTCATTTGCCACAATGCGAATCGTTGGGATAGCAGCCGCGACGGTGCCGCGTGATACCCCGTTCATTTCGTCTCCAGGCTGGCCAAGTGCTCATAATGCGCACGCAACGCCTGGACGATCTCCTCCAGGTCGCCGGCCAACACTTGATCAAGCTTATGAACCGTCAATCCGATACGATGGTCGGTCACACGATTTTGCGGAAAGTTGTATGTGCGGATTTTTTCGCTTCGATCACCGGTCCCGACCTGAGATTTCCGGTCTTGCGCAATCGCCGCGTCCTGCTTTTCCCGCTCGGCTTCCACAATCCGCGCCCGCAATGTCCGCATGGCTTTGGTGCGGTTCTTGAGCTGCGATCGCTCATCCTGGCAACTCACAACCACGCCTGTCGGTATGTGCGTAATGCGAACAGCCGAGTAGGTTGTGTTAACGCTTTGTCCTCCCGCGCCCGACGAGCAAAAGGTATCGATGCGCAAGTCCTTCGGATCGATGTGCACGTCGACCTCGTCCACCTCGGGCATCACCGCTACCGTGACCGTCGACGTGTGAATTCTTCCGCTCGCCTCAGTGGTAGGGACGCGCTGCACTCGATGTACGCCACTCTCGTATCTGAGACGGCCGAACGCCCCCTTCCCCTCCAACAGCGCGATGACTTCCCGGTAGCCGCCGATGCCGGTCTCGGATGCATCGACCACCTCCAGGCGGAAGCGATGGCGCTCAGCGTATTTGACATACATACGAAAGAGATCCCCCGCGAACAGCGCGGCTTCGTCCCCGCCCGTTCCCGCCCGGATTTCGAGAAACATGTTCTTCTCGTCGCGCGGATCTTTCGGGGTCAAAAACTCTTTGGCACGAGTTTCAAGATCCAGCACCTGCAGATTGAGCTGGGCACTTTCCTCAGCAAACAGCTGCTTCATCTCGCCGCCCGTCGAAGGGTCCTGAAGCATGACGGCCACATCCTCGAGTTGTTTCTTCAGCTCACGGTAGGCCACAAACTGCTGGGCCGGTTCCTCTAATTCAGTCCGCTCTTTGTTGAGCTTATGAATCATGCCCGGCTGATTAAGAACAGTCGGATCCATCAGCTGATTGGTCAGCTCCTGGTACCGTGCCGCCATCCCCTCCCACTTCTTGATCAACCCGTCTTCCATATGTCGCTCATTCCGGCCGCAGCCCGCATCAGCCCAAAAAACAAGAGACCCTGCCCCAAAAGGAAGCAGGGTCTCCGTGATGTCCTGACTGGGCCTACTTATCTTTTTTGGCGTACTTCTTCTTGAACCGTTCGACACGCCCTTCCGTATCGACGATTTTCTGCGTTCCCGTAAAGAACGGATGGCATCCCGCACAAATGTCGACTTTGATGTCTCCAATGGTCGATCGCGTCTTGAATGTGTTTCCACAAGCGCAGTGCACAGTCGCTTCCCGGTAGACTGGATGAATTCCCTTTTGCATGCCTACTCCTCTACTACCCTTGATTCGTTGAACTCGCCCGGTCCTGCTCGCCAGGGTGCACGACTTTACACTGGAGGCACCCACACTGGCAAGCGGCAACCTACCGATTCATAGATTGAAGGAATTCCTGATTGGTTTTCGTCCCGCCGATCTTGTCCATCAGGAACTCCATTGCTTCCATTGTTCCCAACGGGCTCAAGACCTTTCGCAGAATCCACATCTTGTTCAAACGGTCGCGATCGACCAGCAACTCTTCCTTGCGCGTACCGGACTGGCTGATATCGATAGCCGGAAAGAGACGCTTATCGGCCAACCGCCGATCCAGGTGCACTTCCATATTGCCGGTCCCTTTAAACTCCTCAAAAATCACGTCGTCCATGCGGCTACCCGTATCGATCAGAGCAGTTGCCATGATGGTCAAACTGCCGCCATTTTCGATATTTCTGGCAGCGCCGAAGAATCGCTTCGGCCGCTGCAATGCGTTGGAATCCAGACCGCCTGAGAGCACCTTACCGCTGGGAGGGGCGATCGTATTGTAGGCCCGCGCCAGTCGGGTAATGCTATCGAGCAAAATCACCACATCCTTCTTATGCTCAACGAGCCGTTTCGCCTTTTCCAGCACCATTTCCGCCACCTGGGCATGTCGCTGAGCCGGCTCATCGAATGTCGAGCTGATCACTTCCGCTTTCACCTGGCGCTGCCAATCCGTCACCTCTTCCGGACGCTCATCGATCAACAGAACAATGAGCGTGACTTCCTTGTGATTCTTGAGAATTGCACGGGCAATGGCCTGCAAGAGCATCGTCTTTCCGGTCCTTGGCGCCGCGACAATCAAGCCCCGCTGGCCCTTCCCAATTGGGGTAGTAAGGTCCATAACACGCGTGCAATATTCTTCACGATCAAACTCGAGGTTAAGCCGTTCCTCGGGATACAGGGGCGTGAGGTTGTCGAACAGGATCTTGTCGCGCGCGACCTCCGGATCCTCATAGTTAACCTTTTCCACCTTCAGTAACGCGAAATACCGTTCACTTTCTTTGGGCGGACGGATTTGCCCAGACACGATATCGCCCGTTCTGAGATTGAATCGCCGGATCTGCGATGGGGAAATGTAAATGTCGTCTGGACCTGGCAGATAGTTCGAGTCAGGAGCGCGGAGGAAACCAAACCCGTCCGGGAGGGTCTCCAGCACACCCTCACCAAAAACAACTCCGTTTTTCTCCGTCTGCGCCTGCAAAATGGCGAAGATGAGTTCCTGCTTGCGAAGGTTCGCCGCCCCCTCAATCTTTAAGTCTCGCGCCACATCATTCAGGTCGGCAATCGACTTCTGTTTGAGCTCCGCGAGATGCATAACTTCCCCTTTAACCTGTGTCATACCTCTTCCCTACCAGGCTCTCAACCCGATAGCTCCCCATGATGAGAAATACGATTTAGTACTCATGAACGAATTCACGGAAGTGATCGTCTGGATGTCAACCTGCTGGTTGTTTATGGCAGGATCGCTCTAGATGAAGGCGTTTCCGATTGAGACTTTGCAGAAACGAAAGTACCGCGCTATTCAACACTCGATGCTACACTACCTTAGGGATATTTTACGGTTGAGATGGGTCTCGGGAGCTGATGTACTGGGGTAATACTTTTTGTATAAAGCGCGAAGTTACGCTGATAGTAGCGTCCATCCTGTACGTTGTCAACATCTAATGCCCCATTTGATTCGCTTAGCCTCAGCAAAATTCCATCATCAGACACTCGCCTCATCCCCACCGCCGCACCGTTGCCCCCCGGACCTCGGTTGCGGCCCAAGGGGTGTTGTGTTAAAGATCCCCGCGGGACACACTTATGGCAAAATCTGATCACGACACGCCCGATCGCATTTTCACATTGGCAGAGGCAAACGAGCTTGTCCCCCAACTGAATCAACGGTTTACAACCGTTCGTCGCGCCAAGACCGTTATCGCGAATACGAAAGACGAGATCTCCAAGGCTAGCGCAAAAGCCTCGCTCGGTGGTGGCAGTCCGGTCGGTTCATCTTACATTCAGGCCTTGCATGAGATTAGCGGCAATCTGCAAGCGATTCATGAGCTTGGCGTGGTGGTCAAGGACGTCGATCTGGGCCTCTGCGACTTTCCCTCGAAGCGTGAAGGCCGAATTGTGTACCTCTGTTGGAAATTTGGTGAGGACGAGATTCGGTGGTGGCATGAGACCTCCTGCGGCTATAAGGACCGCCACCCTCTTGATGGAACAGCCGCATCGGGAAGGGACGAGTGATTCGTCATGAAATTCGTAATTCTCGGCTTCGATGGGCCTGACGGCCAGGCCAGGCGAAAAATTCATCGCCCTGCACACCTCGCCAACCTAGAGCCGCTCAATCGCCAAGGGAAGGTTCTACTCGCTGGACCATTCACTGACCAGACCGGAAGCCTGATCATCATCGAAGCCTCCTCACTCGAAGAAGCGCAGAAGTTTGCAGCGGAAGATCCATACACGCTCCATGGAATTTTTGAGCGCGTTGAAGTCCATCCCTTCCTTCAGGTCCTCCCCGCCCCCCCCAACTCATAGATAATCTATTCCTCGGCACATTCTATATTCCTCTCGTCACCGCTCCACACCGTCGTCATTCGTTTCACCCCAAAAGCGTCACAACCAGGCATCTCCAAGGGCAGGACAGGCCACAACCTGCAGCTTCGCCAGATTGACAACTCAAAAGATTGCCACCTATAATGCGCACTTAGCGCTATTTATGATGATTCGGCTACTGTAGTTCAAAAGACCTAAGTGCCTTTATATGCGCTGGCCCTTAATTTCCCCAAAGTGGGCCTTCTGCTGGGTTGCAGAAAAACATCAAGGAAGCATAGAGTGCGTTGACCCCACGCTTTAACCGATGGTGTCCCTTCTCCAAGTTTGTTAACCCCAAAAAGAGAGCAGGTTCGAATGACTCAGTATCGCGTGTTACCAGGCCCAGAACACTTCCTGCCACCGGCCGCAGCCTCGATGGGGATTTATCTCCCCAACCCTGGTGAGGCTCATATCAACGGCGTGATCGTTCCGGAAGAAAAAGCCTACGAAGAGGCCGCACGCCAGTTTCTCATGGCACAGGTACCGACTATCTTCCCCGGCCCGCTGGTTCTGTGGGCATGGAACGAAAAGGCCGCAAAGAAAGCCGCGGCAGTTCGAAGTCTTTACGAAACTTTAAAGGAGTGCGTCCAGCCTGGTCAGAAGCCTATGCTGATTCCAATGCCGGACTATCGCCCCAAATATCCCAAGATCAACCCTGAAATCGAAATTAACCCAAACCATCCCAATCTGACGATCTGGCATAACAAGATCGACTGCTGCATGTTTATCGGCGTGCACTGCCATCAGGCAAACTTATCCTTGAAGATTATCCGTGGTGGTACCTCCTGCTATACAGTCGCAATGTGTGCGCAAGCTGGACATGAAGATGCGATGCTCTCCTTCAGAGACGCCTCGGTCGAAAAAATCCTGAAGTTGGGCGAATGGATCCGCAAATTGAAAGGGACCGTTAAACCAAGGCTGACATCAGCCAAGACCGGCGCTTCGAACTAACCATTTGAAGCACTGACAACGATTGAAAGGAGGCCGAGTCCATGGCGGAAACGAAATCCCACATCGGGACACAAAATAAAAAGGGCCAGACTTACACAGATCCTTGGAAAATGCTAAATGAGGCCCCTCGCAAGCCTTCCTTCTACACGGGAAGCGAGGTCATTAAAGAAGCAATCCGTCGTGCAAGCTGCGATGTCATGATTGCTTACCCCATCACACCGCAAAGCGAGGCGGCAGCCCTCATCGGTGAACTATTTGCCGAAGGGTATATCGGGGATTATTTCCGGGGAGAGAGTGAATTCGCCGTGATGTCTCAATGTGCGGGAGCGGCGTTCGGCGGAGCGAGGGTATTCACGACGACAGCCGGTCCAGGCACCATGCGCGCAATGGAGAACTTTCCGATGTGGGCTGGCGCCAGGCTTCCGATCCAAATGATCGTCACCTGCCGTGGAATCAACTCCCCCCTCTCGATCCAACCAGACACATTAGAGATTGCATACCTCCTCAACACCGGTATGCTCGTTTGGCATGCGGAAACGGCTCAAGACTTTTTCGACTGGATCCTGAAGGGGTACATGGTCTCAGAAGAGCCAGACGTGCACCTGCCTCTCGCGTTGTGTTGCGACGGATTCTTTGTGACGCACACGAAGGACGTGGTAAACCTCACCCCGACCGACATGTGCCTGCCGCCGTATGACCCCTACCGTTCTCCAGTCCCTTGCATGGACATGGAATGCCCGCCAGTTCGCATGATGCGGGATCCGTTCGTCATGAAGAGCAACTATATTAGCTATGCCACACATGCCAGCTGGCAGCAAGAAGTCTGGGCGGCTGTGGAACGATCAAGAAAACACACGATTCATTGGTTAGACGGCTTGATCGACACCGAGAACGCCGACGCGGAAGTCATGATCGTTGCATCAGGCACTGCCGTGTCGCAAGGACGCGAAGCCATCCGCCTCCTGGATGACGAGGGCGTCCGCTGCGGACTCGTGAAGGTTAAGTCTCTCAGACCATGGCCTGGAGAAGAGATTCGAGAAGCGACCAAGAATGCCAAGCACATTTTTGTTCCAGAATTTAACGTGACGGGATGGCTGGCCAAAGAAATTAAGGCAACCATCCCCAACAGCGAACGTGTCCACGCTGGCCCCCACGTCTGCGGCGGTATGACCATGCCACCGGAAATCATTGTATCTGAGATTAAGACGGCCCTTGGGTTGCGTTCCGAGTCACTCGCTGGCAGAGGTAGCTGAGATTGCTTCTCCCGTAGAGCGGAGAACTGAACGATCAATTGTCCCGATAGACACGCCGTGAGGAGGCATACATGAGCAAAGAGCGAATCAAAATTTCGCCGGATCTATATGACATCATGCCATCGGACTACCAAGATTTAGTCCAGAGTGCGACCTATGGGAAAGAAGACCGTGGCTGGAAAGACATCGGCACATCGAAGGAGTTGATTGAACAGCACTCCTTGTGCGCTGGCTGTCCTGAATCCATGGCTTTCCGATATATCCTGGCATCCCTCCCAAATCCGGAAGACACGGTCATGGTGGGCTCCACTGGCTGCACTAGCTTGGTGTTTCCTATGGTGGCCGTACACAACATTCACTCTCTTTTCGGCAACCAGAATGCGATTGCCTCCGGTCTGAAACGAGCCCTCAGTGTCCGTTTCCCAGATCGAGTTAAAGATGTCGTTGTGCTGGCGGGTGACGGAGCAACGGTCGACATCGGACTTGATATGACCTTGCAAGCCTGGTTTCGCCAGGAAAAATTCACTACGATCTGCTTTGACAACGAGCTCTACGCCAACACCGGTGGGCAGGAAAGTGGTTTGATGCAGAAAGGCTTCGTGGCCAAAATGGCTCCAGTTGGGAAGCTTTTCGACAAGGTTCGCCTCCCGGAAATCGCACGAGAATCGGGTTGCCACTATGTCGTGAACTGCACGGTGAGCAAGCCTTCGCTCGTTGAGAAAGTGATTCGGAACTCGGTGTTAATCGCCCGAGAAATCGGTCCGACCTACGTTCAGCTCTATACACCTTGCATCCTGGAAATCGGCAAGAACAGCATGGAAGGCCTCCAAGAAATGCGCGATTCTGAAAAGCCGACCGAACGGTTTGCTTACAAAGAATATGTCAGCGAACCTGCCAAGCAACTTTTGGCCGAGTTGGCTGCAAAAGACAAAGAGCGGAAGGCTGCGGCCAAGCAATTGGCTGGAAAAGCTTAAAGAATCGGAGGTCGTCCATGATTAAGAAGAGACTCAATATTCGTATGTCCGGACTCGGCGGCCAGGGCGCCGTCACTGCAGCCCACGTGATGGCAATGGCTGCCAACCGGGATGGGAAATTTTCGATCTCGAATCCCTTCTTTGGAGCCGAAAAGCGTATGGCTCCGGCAGAAAGTTACTGCCGCATCGGCATTGAACGGATCTACGACCGCGGCGAGCTGGTGTTCCCGGACGTGATCGAAGTCTTTCACCCTCAGGTCATCACCATGGGGAAGAGCTACACCATGCCGTTCTACTCTGGCATTAAGGAAGGCGGCGTCGTGATCATCAACTCCGCTCAGAATCTCCTGTCTGAGGAGGATATCGAGCGGCTGAAGGACCTAAATGTCGCCGTCTTCTACATCGCCGGAACGGAACTCGCCATTGAGGTCGCCGGAACGGAATTGTCGACAAATATGACTATGATTGGTTCAGTCGCCGGAATTACCAAATGCGTCTCCATGGAAGCCTTAGACGGTGCGCTGCAAGAGCGATTCGGGAAAAAGTTCGTGGCCTCCGGAGGAACCGCCTCTCTGGATGAAGCCATCAAGAAGAAGTTTGCCAAGAAAGAAATGCTGCTTCAAAAAAACTTGGCCACCGTAAAGCGTGCATATGAAATCGCAAGCGAATGGGCCGAGAAAAATAAGATTGAGCTGAAAGTCGGCAACCCCGCAGTTGCAGCGTGAGCGCAAGAAAAGGAATCCAGCCACATGTATAACGTTGCGCAAGTGATCGACGAAAAATGCACCGCAAAGAAGGGGTGCCGCCTCTGTATCATGTACTGCCCAGAGGCTAACTGTTTGGATCTCAACACCTCTAAGATGGTGGCAGAAGTTAACATCGACCGATGCAAAGGCTGCGAATTATGCGTCGTCGTGTGTAACGCCGCCAAGCATGAAGCGATCGTGATGCAGGCCGTTAGTGCTACTGGCGAATTAATCAATCGGAAGGGTGAATCTGCAGCCCTGGGGCAGGCGTACCAAGGCTAGAACGAGCCACACAGGCTCTTCATCAAACCCCATGGCGCCGTCGCCGTGGGGTTTTTTGTTAGATGTCTGGCGGGAGAGGATGAAATGGAACAGGAAGACAATTTGCTCGACGAACTCCTCCGCAACATTTCCGGTCTCCTTCACGAATACCCCAAGGTCATTGAACGACGCGCTGCCGTCATTCATGCGGAAGGAAAAGATCCTGAATTAGCGGACAAGCTTTTCAAGGCAGCCGACACGATGCGTGACAGCGGAAATCTGTACCTTACCTGGGCCAAACACTTCGCTGCGTTGGCGGAGGGCAACACTGATGCGTCATCCGACGAAGATGAAACAGAGGACTTCGATATCTAAAAAAGTCTCCCCCTTCGCACTTTAGTTTTGTTACAATGCGTCGGTTATTGACTACGTCTTCATTCCCCGGTAGCTCAGTTGGTAGAGCAGCCGGCTGTTAACCGGCTGGTCGCAGGTTCGAGTCCTGCCCGGGGAGCCAATCTAAAAATACACAGGGGGCTCTCGGCAACATACCGAGAGCCCCCTGTCTGGACCAGCAACCAACCTTTTTCCTTTGCTTTTGATCCTCTCCAGGACTGTCCTGAACCTGGATCTCTATTGCTCAATCGAGCGCGCAGCGACTCCACTTTTCAGCACGATTTCGCAGATATGGTCCAGGCGTTCAATATGCTCATAGGCCGCCCAGGGGTCCGTGTCCACGGCACACACGCCATGGTTCGTTTGCCCCACGATGTCGAACTCCAAGCTCCCGTCTTTCCTGAGTCCTAAGCACTCTGCTGTCACATCGGCCAAATCACGGGACAACGCAGGCAGTGCAGGGACCGTGGGCCCGACACGGGTGTACCGAGAGATTTCGGGAAACTCGGCACTCATTTGTTGCAAATCAATACCTGCATACATGGCGGCCACGATATGGGTCGCATGAACATGGACAACCGTGCGCGTCTTCTTAGTGTCCCGCTGAAGATTCCAATGCATCCAGAGTTCGCCGGAAGGTTGCTGCCCCTCACGCACTTTGGGGGCCGGCAATCCGGTTGCCGGATCGGCAATCACCTCCAACCGCACGACGTGCTCGGGATGGACAATGGTCTTCCGCCATCCGGACGGCGTGATATAGAGATATTTCCCATCCCGCTTTCGCATGCTGATGTTCCCATCTCTGGTTGTAATCCACCCTCGCTCGTACACTCGCCGCATCACATCGCCGATTGCCGTCAGCATGCCTGCCTCCTGTAAGGACGAACTCTCCAGCATCTGTTATCGGCCAGTGGCCGAAAACCCTTGAGGCCGCGGCACCCGGCAAGCGCCACAAGACAAGCATTTGCAGTGGGCAGCGGCATCCGCATTTGTTTATGATGGCGTTGGCATGCGTTCCCTGTATGAATTCAGCCCCCCCTTATTGTTCCGTAATCCTCACTTGATGACGTTGATGCCTCGGTACTGGCCTCGACCTCACTGGAAGCAAGGCCTTCCGCAAATCACACGCTTGTTCACCACTGCGCCGGACACCCAGCTTCTCGGAATGTGTCACTGGCAAGTCGATCCCCCTGCGACATCAACGGTCTTGTTGGTTCACGGCTTGGAGGGCTCCGCGGAGTCACACTACATGCGCGGCATGGCCGCCAAAGCGTTCCGGGCAGGATTTAACGTGGTTCGCATGAACCAACGCACATGTGGCGGAACCGATCACCTGACGCCGACGCTCTACAACAGCGGGTTAAGCGCCGACTACTTGGCCATCGTTCGAGAATTGACAGACACGGATCGCCTGCACCGTATCTGGCTCGTAGGATATTCAATGGGCGGCAATCTGCTCCTCAAGGCGGCGGGGGAAATTGGACGATCCGAATCAGCGTTGGCCGGAGTCGTGGCTGTAAGCCCCAATATCGATCCTACGCAATGCGTGGCAGCCCTAGAAACACCCAGGAACTGGCTTTATCATTTACACTTCCTTACCAGCCTCAAAGCACGCTTGCGTCGCAAGGCAGCGCTGTTTCCTGGACGATGGGATATCTCCGCGCTGCAGCAGATCAAAACCATCTCGCAATTCGATGAGTTGTACACGGCTCGCGATGGGGGCTATCGGGATGCTGCCGATTACTACGATCGCGCAGGGGCGCGTCACGTCTTGCACAACATCGCAGTTCCCACCCTGATCATTTCCGCCCAGGATGACCCGTTCATACCGGCCTCCATGTTCGACACGCCTGCCATCAGCGGCAACAAATACGTGACGACTGCCATGCTCCGGTTCGGCGGGCATTGTGGGTTTTTCCAAAAACACACCCAGGATGAAGATCGGTTTTGGGCGGAAAATAGAATTGTCGAGTGGCTGGGCCTGCGCCGCTAAACTGCTCGGCACAGAAAGTGAGCTTGGCCGCCACTTTCAATCGGACGTGATGCTATCATCAACATTACGAGGCGCACCGCATCAGGTATCGGAAACGAGCCGGTCCTTTCAGGTTCTGGCCTTGACAGTCGGGCCAGGCTTGCCAAATTGTTCATCAAGCCCCAGGTGAGGCCTGGCCAGGAATGATCCCGCCAGCTTTCGGCCATCATCATACGCCGGTTGTGCGGCCTGCCACTCAGCTAAAGGCGGGTTCACGGGGAGGTTCACCATGAACTTCGTTCCATGCCCTAGTTCACTCAGCACCTCCACGTAACCACCATGCTCTTGCACAATTTGATGGGCAATGGTCAGGCCAAGGCCGGTCCCCTCACGTTCGCCGCTCTCATGTTTGGTCGTGTAAAAGGGATCAAAGATGTGATCGAGATCCTGCGGCTCGATCCCAGGCCCGCTGTCTTCTACTTCGATCTGCACCCAGGGCTCGTTCACCGGCTTGACCAACCTCCTCGTCCGCACTGACAGTCGGCCACCCTGCTCACTGCCGATCGCTTCCATGGCGTTAATGAACAAGTTCAGCAACACCTGTTTGATTTGCTGCCGGTCCAGCTTGACATACGGCAGGTCGGCCTCGAGCTCTTTCTGAATCGTAATGGCTTTGCTGCTGGCCTTTACCTCGATAAAATACAGACAGGAGGACACGACGTCATTGAGATTCTCCTGTGTCAGCTTCGGCGTCATGTAGCGGGCATAATCCAGAATTTCATGCACCAATCGCTCAATCCGCTCCACGTCTTCACACACCACCTGACTGAATTGTTCCATAAACTCCACGTCATCCCGTCGATCCGGTGCCAATTGCACGAATGTCTTAATCGAGGTCAACGGGTTTCGAATTTCATGGGCGAACCCCCCGGCCATCGTTTCCAGCGATCGTAGCCGATCGGTTCGGCGCATCAGCAATTGTGAACGCCGGAGGTCCTCGTACAACAAGGCGTTGTCGATCGCAATGGCGGCATGTTGTGCCAGCGTCTTGAGCAGCGCCAGTTCCTCGGTGGAATACATTCCATGATTCGCGCGGCGCCCCAAATTGCAGAATCCGACGAGCCGTTCCTTGCTGACCAGGGGAATACACACCTCAGATTCCAGCCCCTTCAAGGTATCCAACAGTCCCAAGTGATCGGTATCGGCTTTGTCATATTCGATTTCTTCCCGGACCAGTGCCGTCTCCGTTCGAAGCAACACTCGCGGAAATTCACTCTCCATCTTGATGGGAGGCACAATGACATTGCGAGTCACAAACCCATAGGACGCGGTCAGACTGTAGACACCTTGCTCGTTATCAAGCACATACACCGACGCGGTCTTGATGTTCATGACACGGGCGAGCGTTTGCACCAGTTCCTTCGTGAGCGACTTCAGTTCCAGAATCGCCACGAGAGACCTGGAAAACTGCACCAGCGTATCGTAGGCGTCGTACCGTTCCCGAAAGAGGGTTTGCCCGATCGCGCGCTCCACACCTTTCTGGAGGTTCGCCAAGCCGCTGGAGACAATCACAAACAATCCGAACAGCACACCCGCGAGTAAATAGTGAAACGTGCCGGTAAAAATTCGAATCACCAGCAGAATCATCATGTAGGCCGGAATCAGCCCCATCAGTTTGATCGACAACATGACCTTGGGGCGGCTCGGAACGAACGAGATGTCCATCAGTTCGTATCGAGCAATCGCGTACGCCACAACCGTCACGGACAGCCCCGCCAGCAGATAGCCGACCGGATAGAAATTCACGCCGTAATTCTGAAGAAAATCCAGCGAGGCGAGGAATCCCAATGCAACGGCGACGAAGGTATATTTGAGTTGCGCGCCAAGGAGCGGGGTAGAGGCGAGATGGAAGCGGTAGCCTTGATACAGTCGGTAGGCAGAGAGACCGCCCCCCGTGACCACATAGGCCACCAGCCATGGGTGGAGGAAGCCGGCCTTTGGGTAGCGCCCCCACTGATAGATATACTGGCCTTCTACCAGATACGGCGTGAACAGCAGGCCCCAGAACAGCGCGCCGACCAGATAGTTCCAGAGAATGAATCGATCCTGCACCGCCCCCCAGGCGAGTCGCTGCGCGAAGTGATAGGTCAAGGCGGGCAGAAACACGACTCCTGTATAGATCACCCGCACCCAGAACAGCGCCTCATCCTCGCGTGACGCCGAGAACAGCATAAAACAGCCGAACAACCACAGGCAGGCCGCACCACACACTGCACTGAAGACCGTATTGG
The sequence above is drawn from the Nitrospira defluvii genome and encodes:
- a CDS encoding pyruvate ferredoxin oxidoreductase; this encodes MYNVAQVIDEKCTAKKGCRLCIMYCPEANCLDLNTSKMVAEVNIDRCKGCELCVVVCNAAKHEAIVMQAVSATGELINRKGESAALGQAYQG
- a CDS encoding YheT family hydrolase; amino-acid sequence: MCHWQVDPPATSTVLLVHGLEGSAESHYMRGMAAKAFRAGFNVVRMNQRTCGGTDHLTPTLYNSGLSADYLAIVRELTDTDRLHRIWLVGYSMGGNLLLKAAGEIGRSESALAGVVAVSPNIDPTQCVAALETPRNWLYHLHFLTSLKARLRRKAALFPGRWDISALQQIKTISQFDELYTARDGGYRDAADYYDRAGARHVLHNIAVPTLIISAQDDPFIPASMFDTPAISGNKYVTTAMLRFGGHCGFFQKHTQDEDRFWAENRIVEWLGLRR
- a CDS encoding 2-oxoacid:acceptor oxidoreductase family protein; amino-acid sequence: MIKKRLNIRMSGLGGQGAVTAAHVMAMAANRDGKFSISNPFFGAEKRMAPAESYCRIGIERIYDRGELVFPDVIEVFHPQVITMGKSYTMPFYSGIKEGGVVIINSAQNLLSEEDIERLKDLNVAVFYIAGTELAIEVAGTELSTNMTMIGSVAGITKCVSMEALDGALQERFGKKFVASGGTASLDEAIKKKFAKKEMLLQKNLATVKRAYEIASEWAEKNKIELKVGNPAVAA
- a CDS encoding ATP-binding protein, translated to MKVLAFSALVNALAATGLGLFVYFRDPAAARNRIYGLYCLSIAFWSIFYCGWQLTESKDLAVILLRLVMAGASLIPVLYFHHTVTFLDITARHARALKLGYALAGFFLLADTTPWFVAGVRPAMSFSFWPVPGPFFHPFLLYFLWYVVYATSLVGVALRDANGIRRHQYAYMLVASVIGYAGGATNFPLWYGIPLLPYGTVLITVYTALMAYTIVRYRLMNISVVLNKGLGYAIVLAIIVVATSIGAILSNRATGQSTPPLLAGTLFLICAFWVLSNNPRSSSNTVFSAVCGAACLWLFGCFMLFSASREDEALFWVRVIYTGVVFLPALTYHFAQRLAWGAVQDRFILWNYLVGALFWGLLFTPYLVEGQYIYQWGRYPKAGFLHPWLVAYVVTGGGLSAYRLYQGYRFHLASTPLLGAQLKYTFVAVALGFLASLDFLQNYGVNFYPVGYLLAGLSVTVVAYAIARYELMDISFVPSRPKVMLSIKLMGLIPAYMMILLVIRIFTGTFHYLLAGVLFGLFVIVSSGLANLQKGVERAIGQTLFRERYDAYDTLVQFSRSLVAILELKSLTKELVQTLARVMNIKTASVYVLDNEQGVYSLTASYGFVTRNVIVPPIKMESEFPRVLLRTETALVREEIEYDKADTDHLGLLDTLKGLESEVCIPLVSKERLVGFCNLGRRANHGMYSTEELALLKTLAQHAAIAIDNALLYEDLRRSQLLMRRTDRLRSLETMAGGFAHEIRNPLTSIKTFVQLAPDRRDDVEFMEQFSQVVCEDVERIERLVHEILDYARYMTPKLTQENLNDVVSSCLYFIEVKASSKAITIQKELEADLPYVKLDRQQIKQVLLNLFINAMEAIGSEQGGRLSVRTRRLVKPVNEPWVQIEVEDSGPGIEPQDLDHIFDPFYTTKHESGEREGTGLGLTIAHQIVQEHGGYVEVLSELGHGTKFMVNLPVNPPLAEWQAAQPAYDDGRKLAGSFLARPHLGLDEQFGKPGPTVKART
- a CDS encoding thiamine pyrophosphate-dependent enzyme, whose translation is MSKERIKISPDLYDIMPSDYQDLVQSATYGKEDRGWKDIGTSKELIEQHSLCAGCPESMAFRYILASLPNPEDTVMVGSTGCTSLVFPMVAVHNIHSLFGNQNAIASGLKRALSVRFPDRVKDVVVLAGDGATVDIGLDMTLQAWFRQEKFTTICFDNELYANTGGQESGLMQKGFVAKMAPVGKLFDKVRLPEIARESGCHYVVNCTVSKPSLVEKVIRNSVLIAREIGPTYVQLYTPCILEIGKNSMEGLQEMRDSEKPTERFAYKEYVSEPAKQLLAELAAKDKERKAAAKQLAGKA
- a CDS encoding class II aldolase/adducin family protein, translating into MLTAIGDVMRRVYERGWITTRDGNISMRKRDGKYLYITPSGWRKTIVHPEHVVRLEVIADPATGLPAPKVREGQQPSGELWMHWNLQRDTKKTRTVVHVHATHIVAAMYAGIDLQQMSAEFPEISRYTRVGPTVPALPALSRDLADVTAECLGLRKDGSLEFDIVGQTNHGVCAVDTDPWAAYEHIERLDHICEIVLKSGVAARSIEQ